From Nicotiana tabacum cultivar K326 chromosome 15, ASM71507v2, whole genome shotgun sequence, the proteins below share one genomic window:
- the LOC107813367 gene encoding uncharacterized protein LOC107813367 — protein MASLQCQKPAQHAPSTVCQKTTTVTCHKANNEHHSYADKMKDMTGKMFHHDNHNHQSACHGTKTQQSAACHGTKTNQPAACHGTKTNQSACHGTKTQQSAACHGTKTHQSAACHGTSATAAHAGACGKKKEGNFMHKMRDQMRSRRKNKDGNCSDGSDSSSSSSDESDNENCGRTTKRGNC, from the exons ATGGCATCACTTCAGTGCCAGAAGCCCGCTCAACATGCCCCATCCACTGTCTGTCAAAAGACCACCACTGTGACATGCCACAAGGCTAACAATGAGCACCACTCTTATGCTGACAAGATGAAAGATATGACCGGCAAAATGTTTCACCATGACAATCACAATCATCAATCTGCGTGCCATGGCACCAAAACTCAGCAATCTGCTGCATGCCATGGCACCAAAACTAACCAACCTGCTGCATGCCACGGCACCAAAACTAACCAATCTGCATGCCATGGTACCAAAACTCAGCAATCTGCTGCATGCCATGGCACCAAAACGCACCAATCTGCTGCATGCCACGGCACAAGTGCAACTGCTGCACATGCTGGGGCTtgtggaaagaaaaaggaagggaATTTCATGCATAAGATGCGTGATCAAATGAGAAGCAGGAGGAAGAACAAGGACGGAAATTGCAGCGATGGCAGtgacagcagcagcagcagcagtgatGAGAGCGACAATGAAAACTGCGGAAGGACCACG AAGAGAGGGAACTGCTGA